Proteins from one Mycobacterium sp. SMC-2 genomic window:
- the mshB gene encoding N-acetyl-1-D-myo-inositol-2-amino-2-deoxy-alpha-D-glucopyranoside deacetylase, translated as MPETPRLLFVHAHPDDESLSNGATIAHYTARGADVRVVTCTLGEEGEVIGDRWAELAVDRADQLGGYRIGELTAALRALGVDAPHYLGGAGRWRDSGMRGTPGRRRQRFVDADEREAVGALVAVIREQRPHVVVTYDPGGGYGHPDHVHTHTVTTAAVAASGSGAGSGDFPGEPWTVPKFYWSVFATRAFLAGLRALDREDLLPQWTIPPEEEFGFGYADADIDAVVHAAPEAWAAKRAALAAHATQVLVGPTGRACALSNNMALPILAEEHYVLAGGAAGERDERGWETDLLAGLDFTAAVTR; from the coding sequence ATGCCTGAGACTCCACGGCTGCTGTTCGTCCACGCGCATCCCGACGACGAGAGCCTCAGCAACGGCGCGACCATCGCCCACTACACCGCCCGCGGGGCCGACGTGCGCGTCGTCACCTGCACGCTCGGCGAGGAGGGTGAGGTCATCGGCGATCGCTGGGCCGAGCTGGCCGTCGACCGCGCAGATCAGTTGGGCGGCTACCGCATCGGCGAGCTCACCGCGGCGCTGCGTGCGCTGGGCGTCGACGCTCCCCACTACCTGGGCGGCGCCGGACGCTGGCGCGACTCGGGCATGCGGGGCACGCCCGGGCGGCGGCGCCAGCGGTTCGTCGACGCCGACGAACGCGAGGCCGTCGGCGCGCTGGTCGCGGTCATTCGCGAGCAACGGCCGCACGTCGTCGTGACCTACGACCCCGGCGGCGGCTACGGCCACCCCGATCACGTCCACACCCACACCGTGACCACGGCCGCCGTGGCGGCGTCTGGTTCGGGGGCCGGCTCCGGCGACTTCCCCGGCGAGCCGTGGACCGTGCCGAAGTTCTACTGGTCGGTGTTCGCCACCCGCGCCTTCCTGGCGGGCCTGCGGGCGCTGGATCGAGAGGATCTTCTGCCGCAGTGGACAATCCCCCCGGAGGAGGAGTTCGGCTTCGGGTACGCGGACGCAGACATCGACGCCGTCGTGCACGCCGCCCCGGAGGCGTGGGCGGCGAAGAGGGCGGCGCTCGCGGCGCACGCCACCCAGGTGCTCGTCGGGCCGACCGGCCGGGCCTGCGCCCTGTCGAACAACATGGCGCTGCCGATCCTGGCGGAGGAACACTACGTGCTGGCCGGCGGCGCTGCGGGGGAGCGCGACGAACGCGGCTGGGAGACAGATCTGCTTGCTGGGCTTGATTTCACCGCCGCCGTCACGCGGTAG
- a CDS encoding TetR/AcrR family transcriptional regulator, translating into MPQLSQTAPTGGRSRRRGEVLERALYEATLAELAEVGYGRLTMEGIAARAHTGKAALYRRWTTKCELVHAALVHTLPPLPEARPGRSARENLLAVFTTHRDICAGKTNFPGIATVYQLLHEPEMRAIFADAVVAPRLQIVESILRAAVAEGDLDAEMLTPLTARIGPALINQHFLMTGSPPNRRELALIVDAVIPAPAGRAAPN; encoded by the coding sequence ATGCCGCAGCTCAGCCAGACCGCCCCGACGGGCGGCCGGAGCCGCCGACGAGGAGAGGTCCTCGAACGGGCGCTCTACGAGGCCACCCTGGCCGAACTGGCCGAAGTCGGCTACGGCAGGTTGACGATGGAGGGCATCGCGGCGCGCGCCCACACCGGCAAGGCCGCGCTCTACCGGCGCTGGACCACCAAGTGCGAGCTGGTGCACGCCGCGCTGGTCCACACCTTGCCGCCGTTGCCGGAGGCGCGCCCCGGGCGGTCGGCCCGGGAGAACCTGCTCGCGGTCTTTACCACCCACCGCGACATCTGCGCCGGCAAGACCAACTTCCCCGGCATCGCCACCGTGTACCAGCTCCTGCACGAACCCGAGATGCGCGCTATCTTCGCCGACGCCGTGGTGGCCCCCCGCCTGCAGATCGTCGAATCGATCCTGCGGGCCGCCGTCGCGGAGGGCGACCTCGATGCGGAGATGCTCACCCCGCTGACCGCACGCATCGGCCCCGCTCTGATCAACCAGCACTTCCTGATGACCGGCTCGCCGCCGAACCGCCGCGAGCTGGCGCTCATCGTCGACGCCGTGATCCCGGCGCCAGCGGGGCGGGCTGCCCCGAACTAG
- a CDS encoding ABC transporter family substrate-binding protein yields MGMPSRVRRFFMTVGVLVSLAGLVLAACTVNPPPAPQSTDTPHNSPPPPPRPTQIIMGIDSIGAGFNPHLLSDLSPVNAAISALVLPSAFRPVPDPGTPTGSRWEMDPTLLESAEVTNQNPFTVTYKIRPEAQWTDNAPIGADDFWYLWRQMVSQPGVVDPAGYDLISGVQSLEGGKQAVVTFAQPYPSWKELFSNILPAHIVKDVPGGFAAGLARALPVTGGQFRVESIDPQRDEILVARNDRYWGSPAKPALILFRRAGAPAALADSVRNGDTQVAQVHGGSAAFAQLSAIPDVRTARIVTPRVMQLTLRANEPKLADAPVRKAILGLLDVDLLAAVGAGSDNTVTLDQAQIRAPSDPGYEPTAPPAMTTQAALALLEGAGYRVEGNSSGSPAPTPANAGPPEVIRGRISKDGQQLSLVIGVAANDPTSVAVANTAADQLRNVGIAATVLTLDPVVLYRDALNNNQVDAIIGWHQAGGNLATRLASRYGCPALQATQVPTSAGPSPTSAGPTTSGPATSGPGTSATTPTSSPPSRPADPNALVQAPSNLTGMCDRSVQSNIDAALNGTKNINDVIAAVEPRLWNMSTVLPILQDTTIVAAGPSVQNVSLSGAVPVGIVGDAGQWVKTGP; encoded by the coding sequence ATCGGCATGCCGAGCCGAGTCCGCCGTTTCTTCATGACGGTCGGCGTGCTCGTCTCGCTGGCCGGTTTGGTGCTGGCCGCCTGCACGGTCAACCCACCGCCGGCGCCGCAGAGCACCGACACGCCACACAACTCGCCCCCGCCGCCGCCGCGGCCCACCCAGATCATCATGGGCATCGACTCGATCGGGGCGGGCTTCAACCCGCACTTGCTGTCCGACCTGTCGCCGGTGAACGCGGCGATCAGCGCGCTGGTGTTGCCCAGCGCGTTCCGGCCGGTGCCCGACCCCGGCACGCCGACGGGCTCGCGCTGGGAGATGGACCCCACCCTGCTGGAGTCCGCCGAAGTCACCAACCAGAACCCGTTCACGGTGACCTACAAGATCCGGCCGGAGGCGCAGTGGACCGACAACGCCCCGATCGGCGCCGACGACTTCTGGTATCTGTGGCGGCAGATGGTCAGCCAGCCCGGCGTCGTCGACCCCGCCGGCTACGACCTCATCAGCGGGGTGCAGTCGCTCGAGGGCGGCAAGCAGGCGGTGGTCACTTTCGCCCAACCGTATCCCTCGTGGAAGGAACTGTTCAGCAACATCCTTCCGGCGCACATCGTCAAGGACGTGCCGGGCGGTTTCGCGGCCGGGCTGGCCCGGGCGCTGCCGGTCACCGGCGGCCAGTTCCGGGTGGAGAGCATCGACCCGCAGCGCGACGAAATCCTGGTCGCCCGCAACGACCGGTATTGGGGATCACCGGCCAAGCCCGCCCTCATCCTCTTCCGGCGTGCCGGAGCGCCGGCCGCGCTGGCCGATTCGGTGCGCAACGGCGACACCCAGGTGGCCCAGGTGCACGGCGGATCGGCGGCCTTCGCGCAGCTATCCGCAATCCCGGATGTGCGCACCGCCCGGATCGTGACGCCCCGCGTCATGCAGCTGACGCTGCGCGCCAACGAGCCCAAGCTGGCCGACGCGCCGGTGCGCAAGGCGATCCTCGGGCTGCTCGACGTCGACCTGCTGGCGGCGGTGGGCGCGGGCAGTGACAACACCGTCACGCTGGACCAGGCCCAGATCCGGGCGCCCAGCGATCCGGGCTACGAGCCGACCGCGCCGCCCGCGATGACGACGCAGGCGGCGCTGGCGTTGCTGGAGGGAGCGGGCTACAGGGTGGAGGGCAACTCCTCGGGGTCGCCGGCGCCGACGCCGGCGAACGCCGGGCCGCCCGAGGTCATCCGCGGCCGGATCAGCAAGGACGGTCAACAGCTGTCGCTGGTCATCGGCGTGGCCGCCAACGACCCGACGTCCGTCGCGGTGGCCAACACCGCGGCCGACCAGTTGCGCAACGTCGGCATCGCCGCCACTGTGCTGACGCTGGACCCGGTGGTGCTGTATCGCGACGCGCTGAACAACAACCAGGTGGACGCGATCATCGGCTGGCACCAGGCGGGCGGCAACCTGGCGACGCGGCTGGCGTCGCGGTACGGCTGCCCGGCGCTGCAGGCGACGCAGGTGCCCACGTCCGCGGGGCCGAGCCCCACCTCGGCGGGGCCGACTACGTCCGGGCCGGCCACGTCCGGGCCGGGCACCTCCGCCACCACGCCGACGTCGTCCCCGCCCAGTCGCCCGGCGGATCCCAACGCGCTGGTGCAGGCGCCGTCCAACCTCACCGGGATGTGCGATCGCAGCGTCCAGTCGAACATCGATGCCGCGCTCAACGGCACCAAGAACATCAACGACGTGATCGCCGCGGTCGAGCCGCGGCTGTGGAACATGTCCACCGTGTTGCCGATCCTGCAGGACACCACGATCGTCGCCGCCGGGCCGAGCGTGCAGAACGTCAGCCTGTCGGGCGCGGTGCCGGTCGGCATCGTCGGCGACGCGGGCCAATGGGTCAAGACCGGGCCCTGA
- the typA gene encoding translational GTPase TypA: MPFRNVAIVAHVDHGKTTLVDAMLRQSGALTHRGDDTQERIMDSGDLEKEKGITILAKNTAVHRRNPDGTVTVINVIDTPGHADFGGEVERGLSMVDGVLLLVDASEGPLPQTRFVLRKALAAHLPVILVVNKTDRPDARIAEVVEASHDLLLDVASDLDDEAAKAAEHALGLPTLYASGRAGIASTTQPADGEVPAGDNLDPLFDVLMEHIPPPSGDPEAPLQALVTNLDASAFLGRLALIRIYNGKLRKGQQVAWMREVDGLPVITSAKITELLATEGVERSATDEAVAGDIVAVAGLPEIMIGDTLADPDHAHALPRITVDEPAISVTIGTNTSPLAGKVPGHKLTARMVRGRLDQELVGNVSIRVVDIGRPDAWEVQGRGELALAVLVEQMRREGFELTVGKPQVVTRTIDGQLHEPFEAMTIDCPEEFVGAITQLMAARKGRMEEMANHAAGWVRMDFIVPSRGLIGFRTDFLTITRGTGIANAVFDGYRPWAGEIRARHTGSLVSDRSGTITPFALIQLADRGQFFVEPGQDTYEGMVVGINPRAEDLDINVTREKKLTNIRSSTADVIETLAKPLELDLEQAMEFCAQDECVEVTPEIVRVRKVELDATARARSRSRAKARG, translated from the coding sequence GTGCCATTCCGTAATGTCGCCATCGTCGCCCACGTAGACCACGGCAAGACCACCCTGGTGGACGCGATGCTGCGGCAGTCAGGCGCCCTGACCCACCGCGGCGACGACACCCAAGAACGAATCATGGACAGCGGTGACCTGGAAAAGGAAAAAGGCATCACCATCCTGGCCAAGAACACCGCCGTGCACCGCCGCAACCCGGATGGCACCGTCACGGTCATCAACGTGATCGATACGCCCGGGCACGCCGACTTCGGCGGCGAGGTGGAGCGCGGACTGTCCATGGTGGACGGGGTGCTGCTGCTGGTCGACGCATCCGAGGGGCCGTTGCCGCAGACGCGGTTCGTGTTGCGCAAGGCGCTGGCCGCGCACCTGCCGGTCATCCTCGTCGTCAACAAGACGGACCGGCCCGACGCGCGCATCGCCGAGGTGGTGGAGGCCAGCCACGACCTGCTGCTGGACGTCGCCTCGGATCTCGACGACGAGGCCGCCAAGGCCGCCGAACACGCACTGGGACTGCCGACGCTGTACGCCTCCGGCCGCGCGGGCATCGCAAGCACCACCCAGCCGGCCGACGGTGAGGTGCCCGCAGGCGACAACCTCGACCCGCTGTTCGACGTGCTGATGGAGCACATCCCGCCGCCGTCGGGGGACCCCGAGGCGCCGCTGCAGGCGTTGGTGACCAACCTCGACGCGTCGGCCTTCCTGGGCCGGCTCGCCCTGATCCGCATCTACAACGGCAAACTGCGCAAGGGCCAGCAGGTCGCGTGGATGCGTGAGGTCGACGGCTTGCCCGTGATCACCAGCGCCAAGATCACCGAGTTGCTCGCGACCGAGGGCGTGGAGCGCAGCGCCACCGACGAGGCGGTGGCAGGGGATATCGTCGCGGTGGCCGGGCTGCCCGAGATCATGATCGGCGACACGCTGGCCGATCCCGATCACGCCCACGCGCTGCCGCGGATCACCGTCGACGAGCCCGCGATCTCGGTGACGATCGGCACCAATACCTCGCCGCTGGCGGGCAAGGTGCCTGGCCACAAGCTCACCGCGCGCATGGTCCGTGGCCGCCTTGACCAGGAGTTGGTCGGCAACGTGTCGATCCGCGTCGTCGACATCGGCCGGCCCGACGCGTGGGAGGTGCAGGGCCGCGGCGAGCTCGCCCTGGCCGTGCTGGTCGAGCAGATGCGCCGCGAGGGGTTCGAGCTCACGGTCGGCAAGCCGCAGGTGGTTACCCGCACGATCGACGGTCAGCTGCACGAGCCGTTCGAGGCGATGACGATCGACTGCCCCGAGGAGTTCGTCGGCGCGATCACCCAGCTGATGGCCGCCCGCAAGGGCCGCATGGAGGAGATGGCCAACCACGCGGCCGGCTGGGTCCGGATGGACTTCATCGTGCCCAGCCGCGGCCTGATCGGCTTCCGCACCGACTTCCTCACCATCACCCGCGGCACCGGGATCGCCAACGCCGTGTTCGACGGCTACCGGCCGTGGGCGGGGGAGATCCGCGCCCGCCACACCGGCTCGCTGGTCTCCGATCGTTCCGGCACCATCACGCCGTTCGCGCTCATTCAGCTCGCCGACCGGGGCCAGTTCTTCGTCGAACCTGGCCAGGACACCTACGAGGGCATGGTCGTCGGGATCAACCCGCGCGCGGAGGACCTCGACATCAACGTCACCCGGGAGAAGAAGCTCACCAACATCCGATCGTCGACCGCGGACGTCATCGAGACCCTGGCCAAGCCGCTCGAGCTCGACCTGGAACAGGCCATGGAGTTCTGCGCGCAAGACGAATGTGTCGAGGTGACCCCGGAGATCGTCCGCGTGCGCAAAGTGGAGTTGGACGCCACTGCGCGGGCCCGCAGCCGGTCGCGGGCCAAGGCCCGGGGTTAG
- the narI gene encoding respiratory nitrate reductase subunit gamma: MFSNVLFWDIAPYVTLTVLIVGTWWRYRYDKFGWTSRSSQMYESRLLQVASPMFHFGILAVFAGHVVGLFIPPRVTQMLKLSDHAYHLQAVIAGSLAGFATLAGIGLLIYRRFTRPAVSMATTRGDKVMYLVLVLAIVVGLYCDLIGTGPHGGEFHYRYTVGMWFRRIWILQPHGEVMINAPLDYQLHALIGMVLFTLLPFTRLVHIFSAPVAYLFRPYIVYRSRETKGELVGTAPRRRGW; the protein is encoded by the coding sequence GTGTTTAGCAATGTGCTGTTCTGGGACATCGCGCCGTACGTCACTCTGACCGTATTGATCGTCGGCACCTGGTGGCGCTACCGCTACGACAAGTTCGGCTGGACCTCGCGTTCCTCGCAGATGTACGAGTCGCGGCTGCTTCAGGTGGCCAGCCCGATGTTTCACTTCGGCATCCTGGCCGTGTTCGCCGGGCACGTGGTGGGGTTGTTCATCCCGCCGCGGGTGACGCAGATGCTGAAACTGAGCGACCACGCCTACCACCTGCAGGCCGTGATCGCCGGGTCATTGGCGGGCTTTGCGACCCTGGCCGGGATCGGCTTGCTCATCTACCGCCGGTTCACCCGCCCGGCGGTGTCCATGGCCACCACCCGCGGCGACAAGGTGATGTATCTGGTGCTGGTGCTGGCCATCGTGGTGGGCCTGTACTGCGACCTGATCGGCACGGGGCCACACGGCGGGGAGTTCCACTACCGCTACACGGTCGGCATGTGGTTCCGCCGGATCTGGATATTGCAGCCGCACGGCGAGGTGATGATTAACGCGCCGCTGGACTACCAGTTGCATGCCCTGATCGGCATGGTGCTGTTCACGCTGTTGCCGTTCACCCGGCTGGTGCACATCTTCAGCGCGCCGGTCGCCTACCTGTTCCGGCCCTACATCGTCTACCGCAGCCGCGAAACCAAGGGCGAATTGGTCGGTACGGCGCCCCGCCGCAGGGGCTGGTAG
- the narJ gene encoding nitrate reductase molybdenum cofactor assembly chaperone, protein MRLLAGRRGRTDILQDRLVWQAASLLLAYPDDDLPGRLDTVDELLSHLRGPASALLGQTLDALRARDPMAAAMDYVATFDMRRRCTMYLTYWTAGDTRNRGREMVKFATAYRESGVQPPRAEAPDHLPVVLEFAATVDPEVGRRLLIEHRIPIEVLRGGLADAKSPYEPTVAAVCATLPVATDQDVRRAEHLAKAGPPAEAVGLQPFNLTVPPRSEKGAPGV, encoded by the coding sequence ATGAGGCTGCTGGCCGGGCGTCGGGGTCGCACCGACATCCTGCAGGACCGCCTGGTGTGGCAGGCGGCATCGCTGCTGCTGGCCTACCCGGACGATGACCTGCCGGGGCGGCTGGACACCGTCGACGAGTTGCTCAGCCACCTCCGCGGGCCCGCATCGGCGCTGCTCGGACAGACGCTCGACGCGCTGCGCGCCCGCGACCCGATGGCCGCCGCGATGGACTACGTGGCGACCTTCGACATGCGGCGCCGCTGCACGATGTACCTGACGTACTGGACCGCCGGGGACACCCGTAACCGCGGCCGGGAGATGGTGAAGTTCGCCACCGCCTACCGGGAGTCGGGGGTGCAGCCGCCGCGCGCCGAGGCGCCCGATCATCTGCCCGTCGTGCTCGAATTCGCCGCCACCGTCGATCCGGAGGTGGGGCGGCGGCTGCTCATCGAGCACCGCATCCCGATCGAGGTGTTGCGGGGCGGCCTCGCCGACGCGAAGTCGCCCTACGAGCCCACCGTGGCGGCGGTGTGCGCGACGCTGCCCGTCGCGACCGACCAGGACGTGCGTCGCGCGGAGCACCTGGCGAAAGCCGGGCCGCCCGCGGAAGCCGTTGGGCTGCAACCCTTTAACTTGACCGTGCCGCCCCGAAGCGAAAAAGGAGCGCCAGGTGTTTAG
- the narH gene encoding nitrate reductase subunit beta translates to MKVMAQLAMVMNLDKCIGCHTCSVTCKQAWTNRPGTEYVWFNNVETRPGQGYPRTYEDQERWRGGWIRDKKGRLRLRDGGRIQKLLRIFANPRLPILDDYYQPWTYDYENLTTAPAGDTFPTAAPKNQISGEPMKISWGPNWDDNLAGSPEILAGDPILKKVNEEVKLALEETFMFYLPRICEHCLNPSCVASCPSGAMYKRSEDGIVLVDQDRCRGWRFCVSGCPYKKVYFNHKTGKAEKCTLCYPRMEVGLPTICSETCVGRLRYLGLVLYDADRVLEAASVDNDTDLYEAQCRILLDPNDPEVITAARAEGISDEWIEAAQRSPVYALINDYKVALPLHPEYRTMPMVWYIPPLSPVVDAVSRDGHDGEDLGNLFGALDALRIPMQYLAELFTAGDTAVVEGVLRRLAAMRSYMRDINLGRETKPHIPHSVGMTEEQIYEMYRLLAIAKYEERYVIPTAFSPQARDLEQMGCSLTNDGGPGMYESDEPVPVAVETFHALKRPDGEAAANGRRPARVNLLNWDGRQVPTGMFPEGPKR, encoded by the coding sequence ATGAAAGTCATGGCGCAACTGGCGATGGTGATGAACCTCGACAAGTGCATCGGCTGCCACACCTGCTCGGTCACCTGCAAGCAGGCGTGGACCAACCGTCCCGGCACCGAGTACGTGTGGTTCAACAACGTCGAAACCCGCCCGGGGCAAGGTTATCCGCGCACCTACGAGGACCAGGAGCGCTGGCGTGGCGGCTGGATTCGCGACAAGAAGGGCCGGTTGCGGTTGCGTGACGGCGGCCGCATCCAGAAGCTGTTGCGCATCTTCGCCAACCCCAGGCTGCCCATCCTCGACGACTACTACCAGCCCTGGACCTACGACTACGAGAACCTGACCACGGCGCCCGCCGGTGACACCTTCCCCACGGCCGCACCGAAGAACCAGATCAGCGGCGAACCAATGAAGATCTCCTGGGGGCCGAACTGGGACGACAACCTGGCCGGGTCACCGGAGATCCTGGCCGGCGACCCGATCCTGAAGAAGGTGAACGAGGAGGTCAAACTCGCGCTCGAAGAGACCTTCATGTTCTACCTGCCCCGAATCTGCGAGCATTGCCTCAACCCCTCCTGCGTGGCGTCGTGCCCGTCGGGCGCGATGTACAAGCGCAGCGAGGACGGCATCGTGCTGGTCGACCAGGACCGCTGCCGTGGCTGGCGCTTCTGTGTCTCCGGATGTCCTTACAAGAAGGTCTATTTCAACCACAAGACCGGCAAGGCCGAGAAGTGCACGCTGTGCTACCCGCGGATGGAGGTCGGTCTGCCCACCATCTGCTCGGAGACCTGCGTGGGGCGGCTGCGGTATCTGGGCCTGGTCCTCTACGACGCCGACCGCGTGCTGGAGGCGGCCTCGGTGGACAACGATACCGACCTCTACGAGGCGCAGTGCCGAATCCTGTTGGACCCGAACGATCCCGAAGTGATCACCGCCGCGCGCGCGGAGGGCATCTCCGACGAGTGGATCGAGGCCGCGCAGCGCTCACCGGTGTACGCGCTGATCAACGACTACAAGGTGGCGCTGCCGCTGCACCCGGAATACCGCACGATGCCGATGGTCTGGTACATCCCGCCGCTGTCGCCGGTGGTGGACGCGGTCAGCCGCGACGGCCACGACGGGGAAGACCTGGGCAACCTGTTCGGCGCGCTCGACGCGTTGCGCATCCCCATGCAATACCTTGCCGAACTGTTCACCGCCGGCGACACCGCCGTGGTGGAGGGCGTGCTGCGGCGGCTGGCGGCGATGCGTTCGTACATGCGCGACATCAACCTCGGACGCGAGACCAAGCCGCACATCCCGCATTCGGTCGGGATGACCGAAGAGCAGATCTACGAGATGTACCGGCTGCTGGCCATCGCGAAATACGAAGAGCGCTACGTCATTCCGACCGCGTTCAGCCCGCAGGCCCGCGACCTCGAACAGATGGGTTGCTCGTTGACGAACGACGGCGGCCCGGGCATGTACGAGTCGGACGAACCGGTGCCCGTGGCCGTGGAGACCTTCCACGCGCTCAAGCGCCCCGACGGCGAGGCGGCGGCCAACGGGCGCCGGCCCGCGCGGGTGAACCTGCTCAACTGGGACGGACGCCAGGTGCCCACCGGAATGTTTCCCGAAGGGCCGAAGCGATGA